The following proteins are encoded in a genomic region of Triticum dicoccoides isolate Atlit2015 ecotype Zavitan chromosome 1B, WEW_v2.0, whole genome shotgun sequence:
- the LOC119305256 gene encoding cytochrome P450 71A1-like produces MAVSLAAVLVLIPTLVVSLIYYLLSGKKPSSNGQRRLPPSPPGLPFLGHLHFLGSLPHRGLGSLAAKHGPVLLIRLGRVPTVLVSSAVAAEEVMKSRDLAFASRPRVVMAERLLYGRDVAFAPYGDYWRQTRRICAVHLLSPRRILSFRRVREEEAAALVERVRTSAGAGAVVDLSELLIAYANYVVCRAAFGDDSARGLYEGDDRGRELRKVFAQFDVLLGTTPLGELLPGMGWVDFVRGLEGKARRTFEALDGMVEKVIEDHRRRRRQAGGRQMRDDVDGNDHRDFVDVLLDVNETDKDAGVRLGTVEIKAIILDMFAGGTSTTTTAMEWTMAELIAHPHAMRKLQDEIRAAVGGADHVTEDHVDKVGYLKAVVKETLRLHPPVPLLVPREPPADAEILGHHVPARTQVVINSWAIGRDPATWERPDEFWPERFLDSSVDFRGQDFELLPFGAGRRGCPGIGFAMSTLEMAIASLLHHFDWEPAGGNVPGTLLDMSEVNGIAVRIKGGLPLVAKAWFP; encoded by the exons ATGGCGGTGTCGCTTGCCGCGGTCCTCGTACTCATCCCCACCTTGGTCGTATCTCTCATATACTACCTCCTCTCTGGCAAGAAGCCCAGCAGCAACGGGCAGCGGAggctgccgccgtcgccgccaggcCTCCCGTTCCTCGGCCACCTCCACTTCCTCGGCTCCTTGCCGCACCGGGGCCTCGGGTCCCTGGCCGCGAAGCACGGACCGGTTCTGCTGATCCGGCTCGGCCGCGTGCCCACCGTGCTCGTCTCCTCCGCCGTCGCCGCGGAGGAGGTGATGAAATCCCGCGACCTCGCCTTCGCGAGCCGCCCCAGGGTTGTCATGGCCGAGCGACTCCTCTACGGGCGCGACGTCGCGTTCGCGCCGTATGGTGACTACTGGCGGCAGACACGCCGCATCTGCGCGGTCCACCTCCTCAGCCCGCGCCGCATCCTGTCCTTCCGCCGGGTccgggaggaggaggccgccgcgcTGGTCGAGCGTGTCCGTACCAGCGCCGGCGCTGGCGCCGTCGTTGACCTGAGCGAGCTCCTCATCGCCTACGCCAACTACGTCGTCTGCCGCGCTGCGTTCGGCGACGATAGCGCGCGCGGGCTGTACGAAGGCGACGACAGAGGACGCGAGCTGCGGAAGGTGTTCGCCCAATTCGACGTGCTGCTCGGGACAACGCCGTTGGGAGAGCTCCTGCCGGGGATGGGCTGGGTGGACTTTGTGCGGGGGTTGGAAGGGAAGGCGAGGCGGACGTTCGAGGCGCTGGACGGGATGGTCGAGAAGGTCATTGAGGACCACCGCAGACGGCGGCGTCAAGCAGGCGGGCGGCAGATGCGAGACGACGTCGACGGCAATGATCACCGCGACTTCGTGGACGTGCTGCTCGATGTAAACGAGACGGACAAGGACGCCGGCGTTCGGCTCGGAACGGTCGAAATTAAGGCCATTATCTTG GACATGTTCGCGGGAGGCACCTCCACCACGACCACGGCGATGGAATGGACCATGGCGGAGCTCATCGCCCACCCGCACGCGATGCGCAAGCTCCAGGACGAGATCCGAGCGGCCGTGGGCGGCGCCGACCACGTCACCGAGGACCACGTCGACAAGGTAGGCTACCTAAAGGCCGTGGTCAAGGAGACTCTCCGGCTGCACCCGCCGGTTCCGCTCCTGGTACCCCGGGAGCCACCCGCGGACGCCGAGATACTCGGCCACCACGTCCCGGCGCGGACGCAGGTCGTGATCAACTCGTGGGCCATCGGCCGGGACCCGGCGACGTGGGAGCGCCCCGATGAGTTCTGGCCGGAGAGGTTCTTGGACAGCAGCGTGGACTTCAGGGGCCAGGACTTCGAGCTGCTGCCGTTCGGTGCCGGGAGGAGAGGGTGCCCGGGGATCGGGTTCGCCATGTCGACTCTCGAAATGGCGATTGCGAGCTTGCTGCATCACTTTGATTGGGAGCCCGCCGGCGGGAACGTGCCAGGGACGCTGCTGGACATGAGCGAGGTGAACGGCATCGCTGTGCGGATCAAGGGCGGCCTGCCGCTTGTCGCCAAAGCGTGGTTTCCATAG